TAAAGCTCTAATTTTAGATCTTAATTTAAGAGACCTACGTTTACGCATAATAATTTTTTTGTTTTTAATACGTTTCATATTACTTCTTTTTTGCCTCTTTAATTCGAATAATTTCGTTTTCGTAACGAATTCCTTTACCTTTATAAGGTTCTGGTATTCTATATTTTCTCAAATTAGCAGCTACTTGACCAATTAAGCGTTTATCAATGCTTTTTAATACAATCTCATTTTGAGATGGAACTACAACAGATATTCCATTTGGAACAATATATTTAATTATATGTGAATAACCTAAAGATAAATGTAATACATTTTTTACAAGAGTAACTCTATAACCTACTCCTGATAATAACAATTTTTTTTGATATCCTTGAGTTACTCCTATAATCATAGAAAATAATAATGAACGTGTTGTTCCAGCTTGTGCCCATGCATTTGCTGTTTCTTGATGAACTGAAAAAATTAATTTATGATAATTAGTCAGAATTACTTTTACTAAATTATGTATATTATATTTTAATCTTCCCTTTGTTCCAGTAATTGTAATAAATTGTTTTTTTACAACAACATCAGTATTTACTGGTACTGTAATAGGAAGTTTAGCAATACGTGACATTTTTTTCTCCAAATATTATGAAACATAACAAAGTATTTCACCACCTATTCCTATTTTTCTTGCTTTTTGATCTGTCATTACTCCTTTAGAAGTTGATATAATAGAAATTCCTAATCCTTCTAAAATTTTAGGAATATTATTTTTTTTTCTATATATTCGAAGACCAGGAGTACTAACTCTTTGAATAAATTCTACTACCGGTTTACCATGAAAATATTTTAAATATATTTCTAATATTTTAATTTTTTTTATTTTTACTTCAAAAGTATCAATATACCCTTCTTCTTTTAAAACATGAGATATAGATAATTTTAAATTAGATGAAGGCATAGAAACAGAAACTTTACTTGCTTTTTGAGCATTTCTAATTCTTGTTAACATATCAGCTATAGGATCTTGCATACTCATTTATTTTACATCCTTTTAAAAAATATAAATAAACAAAATTTTTACCAACTTGCTTTTTTTAAACCAGGTACTTCTCCTCTCATAGCAGCTTCTCTTAATTTTATTCTACTTAATCCAAACTTTCTTAAAAAAGCATGCGGTCGTCCTGTTTGTTTACATCTATTTCGTTGTCTTATTGGACAAGCGTCACGTGGAAAACGTTGTAATTGTAACATAGCATTCCAACGTTTTATATCAGAAATTTTTGTATCTTTAATAATTGATTTTAATAATAATCGCTTTTTAAAAAATTTTCTTGCTAATTTTACTCGTTTTACTTCTCTTGCAATCATGGATTGTTTAGCCATAAAATAATCCTAAAGTTTTTTTTTAAAAGGAAAATTAAACATTTTTAATAAAATATAAGCTTCTTCATCTGATTGTGCTGTCGTTGTAATTGTTATATTCATACCTCGAATAATATCAATCTTATCATAATTTATTTCTGGAAAAATTATTTGCTCTTTAATTCCTAAATTATAATTTCCTCTTCCATCAAAAGATTTTCTAGAAAAACCTCTAAAATCACGAACTCTGGGTATTGCTATGGAAATAAGTTTTTCAAAAAAATCCCATTTTCTACTTCCTCTTAAAGTAACTTTACAACCCAAAGGATACCCTTTTCTAATTTTAAAAGCAGCAATAGATTTTCTTGATTTAGTAATAATAGGTTTTTG
This Buchnera aphidicola (Thelaxes californica) DNA region includes the following protein-coding sequences:
- the rpsH gene encoding 30S ribosomal protein S8, yielding MSMQDPIADMLTRIRNAQKASKVSVSMPSSNLKLSISHVLKEEGYIDTFEVKIKKIKILEIYLKYFHGKPVVEFIQRVSTPGLRIYRKKNNIPKILEGLGISIISTSKGVMTDQKARKIGIGGEILCYVS
- the rpsN gene encoding 30S ribosomal protein S14; translated protein: MAKQSMIAREVKRVKLARKFFKKRLLLKSIIKDTKISDIKRWNAMLQLQRFPRDACPIRQRNRCKQTGRPHAFLRKFGLSRIKLREAAMRGEVPGLKKASW
- the rplE gene encoding 50S ribosomal protein L5 — encoded protein: MENMYEYYKKNIVLQLKKIFKYTSIMQVPKISKITLNIGVGNASVVKKVLDHALMDLKLISGQKPIITKSRKSIAAFKIRKGYPLGCKVTLRGSRKWDFFEKLISIAIPRVRDFRGFSRKSFDGRGNYNLGIKEQIIFPEINYDKIDIIRGMNITITTTAQSDEEAYILLKMFNFPFKKKL
- the rplF gene encoding 50S ribosomal protein L6 — protein: MSRIAKLPITVPVNTDVVVKKQFITITGTKGRLKYNIHNLVKVILTNYHKLIFSVHQETANAWAQAGTTRSLLFSMIIGVTQGYQKKLLLSGVGYRVTLVKNVLHLSLGYSHIIKYIVPNGISVVVPSQNEIVLKSIDKRLIGQVAANLRKYRIPEPYKGKGIRYENEIIRIKEAKKK